One window of Enterobacter sp. RHBSTW-00175 genomic DNA carries:
- the rpsA gene encoding 30S ribosomal protein S1, whose amino-acid sequence MTESFAQLFEESLKTIETRPGSIVRGVVVAIDKDVVLVDAGLKSESAIPAEQFKNAQGELEIQVGDEVDVALDAVEDGFGETLLSREKAKRHEAWITLEKAYEEAETVVGVINGKVKGGFTVELNGIRAFLPGSLVDVRPVRDTLHLEGKELEFKVIKLDQKRNNVVVSRRAVIESENSAERDQLLENLQEGMEVKGIVKNLTDYGAFVDLGGVDGLLHITDMAWKRVKHPSEIVNVGDEITVKVLKFDRERTRVSLGLKQLGEDPWVAIAKRYPEGTKLTGRVTNLTDYGCFVEIEEGVEGLVHVSEMDWTNKNIHPSKVVNVGDVVEVMVLDIDEERRRISLGLKQCKNNPWQQFAETHNKGDRVEGKIKSITDFGIFIGLDGGIDGLVHLSDISWNVAGEEAVREYKKGDEIAAVVLQVDAERERISLGVKQLAEDPFNNWVALNKKGAIVNGKVTAVDAKGATVELADGVEGYLRASEASRDRVEDATLVLSVGDDVEAKFTGVDRKNRAISLSVRAKDEADEKDAIATVNKQEDANFSNNAMAEAFKAAKGE is encoded by the coding sequence ATGACTGAATCTTTTGCTCAACTATTTGAAGAATCCTTAAAAACAATCGAAACCCGTCCGGGTTCCATCGTTCGTGGTGTTGTTGTTGCTATCGACAAAGACGTAGTACTGGTTGACGCCGGTCTGAAATCTGAGTCCGCCATTCCGGCAGAGCAGTTCAAAAACGCCCAGGGCGAGCTGGAAATCCAGGTTGGTGACGAAGTTGACGTTGCTCTGGATGCAGTAGAAGACGGCTTCGGTGAAACCCTGCTGTCCCGTGAAAAAGCTAAACGTCACGAAGCTTGGATCACGCTGGAAAAAGCTTACGAAGAAGCTGAAACTGTAGTCGGTGTTATCAACGGCAAAGTTAAAGGCGGCTTCACTGTTGAGCTGAATGGTATTCGTGCGTTCCTGCCAGGTTCTCTGGTAGACGTTCGTCCAGTTCGTGACACCCTGCACCTGGAAGGCAAAGAGCTTGAGTTCAAAGTAATCAAGCTGGACCAGAAGCGTAACAACGTTGTTGTTTCCCGTCGTGCTGTTATCGAATCCGAAAACAGTGCAGAACGTGATCAGCTGCTGGAAAACCTGCAGGAAGGCATGGAAGTCAAAGGTATCGTTAAGAACCTCACTGACTACGGCGCATTCGTTGACCTGGGCGGCGTTGATGGCCTGCTGCACATCACCGACATGGCGTGGAAACGCGTTAAGCACCCAAGCGAAATCGTGAACGTTGGCGACGAAATCACTGTTAAAGTGCTGAAGTTCGACCGCGAACGTACTCGTGTATCCCTCGGCCTGAAACAGCTGGGCGAAGATCCATGGGTTGCTATCGCTAAACGTTACCCAGAAGGTACTAAACTGACTGGTCGCGTTACCAACCTGACTGACTACGGCTGCTTCGTTGAAATCGAAGAAGGCGTTGAAGGTCTGGTGCACGTTTCCGAAATGGACTGGACCAACAAAAACATCCACCCATCCAAAGTTGTTAACGTTGGTGATGTAGTGGAAGTTATGGTTCTGGATATCGACGAAGAACGTCGTCGTATCTCCCTGGGCCTGAAACAGTGCAAAAACAACCCATGGCAGCAGTTCGCGGAAACCCACAACAAGGGCGACCGTGTTGAAGGTAAAATCAAGTCTATCACTGACTTCGGTATCTTCATCGGCCTGGACGGCGGCATCGATGGCCTGGTTCACCTGTCTGACATCTCCTGGAACGTTGCAGGCGAAGAAGCAGTTCGTGAATACAAAAAAGGCGACGAAATCGCAGCAGTTGTTCTGCAAGTTGACGCAGAGCGTGAGCGTATCTCCCTGGGCGTTAAACAGCTCGCAGAAGATCCGTTCAACAACTGGGTTGCACTGAACAAGAAAGGCGCAATCGTAAACGGTAAAGTGACTGCAGTTGACGCTAAAGGCGCAACCGTAGAACTGGCTGACGGCGTTGAAGGTTACCTGCGCGCTTCTGAAGCTTCACGTGACCGCGTTGAAGATGCAACTCTGGTTCTGAGCGTTGGCGACGACGTTGAAGCTAAGTTCACCGGTGTTGACCGTAAGAACCGCGCTATCAGCCTGTCCGTACGTGCTAAAGACGAAGCTGACGAGAAAGATGCAATCGCAACTGTTAACAAACAGGAAGATGCAAACTTCTCTAACAACGCAATGGCTGAAGCTTTCAAAGCAGCTAAAGGCGAGTAA
- the ihfB gene encoding integration host factor subunit beta → MTKSELIERLASQQPHVPAKAVEDAVKEMLEHMATTLAQGERIEIRGFGSFSLHYRAPRTGRNPKTGDKVELEGKYVPHFKPGKELRDRANIYGN, encoded by the coding sequence ATGACCAAGTCAGAATTGATTGAGAGACTTGCCAGTCAGCAACCGCATGTCCCGGCGAAGGCCGTGGAAGATGCTGTTAAAGAGATGCTGGAGCATATGGCCACCACTCTTGCCCAGGGCGAGCGCATTGAAATCCGCGGTTTCGGAAGTTTTTCTCTGCACTACCGTGCTCCACGTACCGGGCGTAACCCGAAGACAGGCGATAAAGTAGAGCTGGAAGGTAAATACGTTCCACACTTTAAGCCAGGTAAAGAACTGCGCGATCGCGCCAATATTTATGGCAACTGA
- a CDS encoding ComEC family protein — translation MGIPTISMCAILAVIPLLWLPVLPGMHGVWVMIATGVLFSLHRLTGMRFTGLWMLFFSWAVLSAMELVWPMQHLTHEAQQAEVVITETDGATTHKGKIVSLNGKRWWPTTGVVLYGNELPQPACAGQRWALTLRLRAVHGELNDGGFDSQRNAFARHQTLTGRFTAAEIVDGSCSLRSRYLASLQNTLSSYHWGPVILGLGMGERLAVSREINNLMRETGTIHLMAISGLHIALAASVVWLLARGVQFFLPCHFINWRMPLLAGLFFAAFYAWLTGLQPPALRTVISLATFAALRLSGRCWSAWQVWLCCVAAILVADPMSVLSQSLVLSAFAVAALIFWYQWLPLPPWRLTHWLRPLGHLLYLQVGMLLLLLPLQVLIFHGFSLSSLVANLFAVPLVTFISVPLILLGLLLHLLPLAALEMAIWLAADKSMALLFWLLMHLPDGWQDIDERWQYLTLLPWFAVIGWRLHIWKTAPAVCLAGTVLLTFPLWRTMKNDSWTLHMLDVGQGLAMVIEREGRAILYDTGLAWPGGDSAQQIIIPWLRWHHLAPDGVIVSHEHLDHAGGLQSLQKVWPVMWIRSSLRWAGHLPCFRGQQWRWHGLTFTVHWPPEDLSVAGNNRSCVVKIDDGRQSVLLTGDIEAKAEQAMVSHHWRYLTSTLIQVPHHGSNTSSSLPLVQRTDGKVALASAARYNAWRFPSVKVVGRYRKEGYLWLDTPQSGQISVTFSQHSWQIRRLRDQYLQRWYHQWFGEPVDNG, via the coding sequence ATGGGGATACCGACGATCAGTATGTGCGCGATTCTGGCAGTAATACCACTGCTCTGGTTGCCCGTGTTGCCAGGTATGCATGGGGTATGGGTGATGATCGCGACAGGGGTTTTATTCTCATTACACCGGTTAACGGGAATGCGCTTTACAGGCCTGTGGATGCTCTTTTTTTCCTGGGCAGTACTGTCGGCAATGGAGCTCGTCTGGCCGATGCAGCATTTAACCCACGAAGCGCAACAGGCTGAGGTGGTGATCACTGAAACGGATGGTGCAACGACCCATAAAGGAAAGATTGTTTCCCTGAATGGAAAGCGCTGGTGGCCCACAACTGGCGTGGTGCTATACGGCAATGAGTTACCGCAGCCAGCCTGCGCAGGGCAGCGTTGGGCGTTGACACTGCGCCTCAGGGCCGTACATGGTGAGTTAAATGATGGCGGCTTTGATTCACAGCGAAATGCATTTGCCCGGCACCAGACATTGACCGGCAGATTTACAGCGGCAGAAATTGTCGATGGATCCTGTAGTTTACGCTCACGCTATCTGGCTTCTTTGCAAAACACACTTTCTTCTTATCACTGGGGGCCGGTGATCCTGGGCCTGGGGATGGGAGAGCGTCTGGCAGTGTCCCGGGAAATCAATAATCTGATGCGTGAGACCGGCACGATACATCTGATGGCAATATCCGGGTTACACATTGCACTTGCTGCATCAGTTGTATGGCTACTGGCCCGGGGCGTGCAGTTTTTCTTACCCTGCCACTTCATTAACTGGCGAATGCCTTTACTGGCGGGGCTTTTTTTTGCCGCCTTCTACGCGTGGCTGACAGGCCTGCAACCGCCCGCGTTACGTACGGTTATCTCGCTCGCAACCTTTGCGGCATTACGACTCAGCGGGCGATGCTGGTCAGCCTGGCAGGTTTGGTTATGCTGCGTGGCAGCCATTCTGGTTGCCGACCCGATGTCTGTACTTTCCCAGAGCCTCGTATTGTCAGCTTTTGCCGTAGCGGCACTGATATTCTGGTATCAGTGGTTACCGCTGCCGCCCTGGCGACTAACCCACTGGTTACGGCCATTGGGACATCTGCTGTATCTACAGGTGGGGATGTTGCTGCTGCTGTTGCCATTGCAGGTGCTGATTTTCCATGGATTCAGCCTCTCTTCACTAGTGGCTAATCTGTTTGCCGTACCCCTGGTGACGTTTATCTCTGTTCCACTGATCCTGCTTGGCCTGTTACTGCATTTGTTGCCGTTAGCTGCTCTGGAAATGGCTATCTGGCTCGCGGCGGATAAATCAATGGCGTTGCTTTTCTGGTTATTGATGCATTTACCCGACGGATGGCAGGACATCGATGAACGCTGGCAGTATCTAACACTGCTGCCCTGGTTCGCCGTTATTGGCTGGCGCTTGCACATCTGGAAAACAGCGCCGGCGGTGTGCCTGGCGGGTACTGTTTTACTGACGTTCCCGCTCTGGAGAACGATGAAAAATGATAGCTGGACGCTGCATATGCTGGATGTGGGACAGGGGCTGGCTATGGTTATTGAACGTGAGGGCAGGGCGATTCTTTACGATACCGGGCTTGCCTGGCCAGGCGGTGATAGCGCCCAGCAGATCATTATTCCCTGGCTACGCTGGCATCACCTGGCCCCCGACGGTGTCATTGTGAGCCATGAGCATCTTGATCATGCCGGGGGCCTGCAATCATTACAAAAAGTCTGGCCGGTCATGTGGATAAGAAGCTCACTGCGCTGGGCGGGGCATCTTCCGTGTTTCCGTGGTCAACAGTGGCGATGGCATGGGTTAACATTCACCGTTCACTGGCCACCTGAAGATCTGTCTGTAGCGGGTAATAATCGCTCTTGCGTGGTAAAAATCGATGATGGCAGGCAGAGCGTTCTGTTGACGGGCGATATTGAGGCTAAGGCTGAACAGGCGATGGTAAGCCATCACTGGCGTTATCTTACGTCTACACTCATTCAGGTGCCTCATCATGGGAGCAATACCTCTTCCTCACTGCCACTGGTTCAGCGCACGGACGGAAAAGTTGCGTTGGCCTCTGCAGCACGCTATAACGCATGGCGATTTCCGTCGGTAAAAGTGGTCGGACGTTACAGAAAAGAGGGCTATTTATGGCTGGATACACCTCAATCTGGACAAATCTCCGTGACTTTTTCGCAACATAGCTGGCAAATCCGCCGCTTACGCGATCAATATTTACAGCGTTGGTATCATCAGTGGTTTGGCGAGCCAGTAGATAACGGGTAG
- the cmk gene encoding (d)CMP kinase: MTAVAPVITIDGPSGAGKGTLCKAMAEALQWHLLDSGAIYRVLALAALHHHVDVASEEALVPLAAHLDVRFVSTDGNLEVILEGEDVSGEIRTQEVANAASQVAAFPRVREALLRRQRAFREAPGLIADGRDMGTVVFPDAPVKIFLDASSEERAHRRMLQLQEKGFSVNFDRLLSEIKERDDRDRNRAVAPLVPAEDALVLDSTSLTIEQVIEKALQYARQKLALA, encoded by the coding sequence ATGACGGCAGTTGCCCCGGTAATCACCATTGATGGGCCTAGTGGCGCAGGGAAAGGTACTCTGTGCAAGGCGATGGCGGAAGCATTGCAATGGCATCTTTTAGATTCAGGAGCAATCTATCGCGTGCTGGCCCTGGCTGCGTTGCATCACCATGTGGATGTCGCATCTGAAGAAGCGCTGGTACCGCTGGCGGCGCACCTGGATGTGCGTTTTGTGTCGACCGACGGCAACCTTGAAGTGATCCTGGAAGGGGAAGATGTGAGCGGAGAAATCCGCACGCAGGAAGTGGCTAATGCCGCCTCTCAGGTTGCTGCATTTCCACGCGTTCGCGAGGCGCTGCTGCGTCGCCAACGTGCCTTCCGTGAAGCGCCAGGTCTGATAGCCGATGGGCGTGATATGGGTACAGTGGTATTCCCTGATGCACCTGTTAAAATTTTCCTTGATGCTTCCTCTGAAGAACGTGCGCATCGCCGTATGCTTCAGTTGCAGGAGAAGGGCTTTAGTGTTAACTTTGATCGCCTTTTATCCGAGATAAAAGAGCGCGACGACCGCGATCGTAACCGCGCCGTTGCCCCACTTGTTCCTGCAGAAGATGCATTAGTTCTGGATTCCACCAGTTTAACTATTGAGCAAGTGATTGAAAAAGCGCTACAATATGCGCGCCAGAAACTGGCACTCGCGTAA
- the aroA gene encoding 3-phosphoshikimate 1-carboxyvinyltransferase, translated as MESLTLQPIARVDGTINLPGSKSVSNRALLLAALANGTTVLTNLLDSDDVRHMLNALKALGVHYTLSDDRTRCEVTGNGGALHSGEALELFLGNAGTAMRPLAAALCLGSNDIVLTGEPRMKERPIGHLVDALRQGGAQIDYLEQKNYPPLRLRGGFTGGSVEVDGSVSSQFLTALLMTAPLAPQDTVITIKGDLVSKPYIDITLHLMKTFGVDVENQTYQRFVVRGAQQYQSPGNYLVEGDASSASYFLAAGAIKGGTVKVTGIGRNSVQGDIRFADVLEKMGAVVTWGDDFISCTHGELNAIDMDMNHIPDAAMTIATAALFAKGTTTLRNIYNWRVKETDRLFAMATELRKVGAEVEEGEDYIRVTPPAKLQVAEIGTYNDHRMAMCFSLVALSDTPVTILDPKCTAKTFPDYFEQLARISTLA; from the coding sequence ATGGAATCCCTGACGTTACAACCTATCGCGCGGGTAGATGGCACCATTAATCTGCCTGGTTCAAAAAGTGTCTCGAACCGCGCTCTGCTGCTGGCAGCTCTGGCAAACGGCACCACCGTCCTTACAAATCTGTTGGACAGCGATGATGTTCGCCATATGCTCAATGCGCTGAAAGCGTTGGGAGTTCATTACACGCTATCTGATGATCGCACGCGTTGCGAAGTGACCGGTAACGGTGGTGCGTTGCACTCTGGCGAAGCGCTAGAACTGTTTCTGGGGAACGCCGGTACCGCGATGCGTCCGCTGGCAGCTGCCCTGTGCCTGGGCAGCAACGACATTGTGTTGACCGGCGAGCCGCGCATGAAAGAGCGTCCAATCGGTCATCTGGTGGATGCCCTTCGTCAGGGCGGCGCGCAGATTGATTATCTGGAGCAGAAAAATTATCCGCCACTGCGTCTGCGCGGTGGTTTTACCGGTGGCTCCGTTGAAGTTGACGGCAGCGTCTCAAGCCAGTTTCTGACAGCCCTGTTGATGACCGCGCCACTGGCACCGCAGGATACAGTCATTACCATTAAAGGTGATCTGGTTTCTAAACCTTACATTGATATCACGCTGCACCTGATGAAAACCTTCGGTGTTGACGTTGAAAACCAGACGTATCAACGCTTTGTCGTGCGTGGCGCGCAGCAATATCAGTCCCCGGGCAACTACCTGGTTGAAGGCGATGCGTCATCTGCCTCTTACTTCCTGGCTGCCGGCGCGATTAAAGGCGGTACGGTGAAAGTGACCGGTATCGGGCGTAACAGCGTGCAGGGCGATATCCGTTTCGCTGACGTGCTGGAGAAAATGGGGGCTGTTGTGACCTGGGGTGATGATTTCATCTCCTGTACACATGGCGAGCTGAACGCCATCGATATGGACATGAACCATATCCCGGATGCCGCAATGACCATTGCGACAGCTGCGCTGTTTGCGAAAGGTACTACCACGCTGCGTAATATCTATAACTGGCGCGTGAAAGAAACCGATCGTCTGTTTGCGATGGCGACTGAATTGCGTAAAGTGGGTGCAGAGGTAGAAGAGGGCGAAGATTACATTCGCGTGACACCTCCGGCCAAATTGCAGGTTGCAGAAATTGGTACCTACAATGATCACCGTATGGCGATGTGCTTCTCGCTGGTGGCGTTGTCCGACACGCCTGTGACTATTCTCGACCCGAAATGTACGGCGAAAACCTTCCCGGACTACTTTGAGCAGCTGGCGCGCATTAGTACGCTGGCCTGA
- the msbA gene encoding lipid A ABC transporter ATP-binding protein/permease MsbA codes for MHNDKDLSTWQTFRRLWPMIAPFKTGLIVAGVALILNAASDTFMLSLLKPLLDDGFGKTDRSVLLWMPLVVVGLMILRGITSYISSYCISWVSGKVVMTMRRRLFSHMMGMPVSFFDKQSTGTLLSRITYDSEQVASSSSSALITVVREGASIIGLFIMMFYYSWQLSIILIVLAPIVSIAIRMVSKRFRNISKNMQNTMGQVTTSAEQMLKGHKEVLIFGGQEVETKRFDKVSNKMRLQGMKMVSASSISDPVIQLIASLALAFVLYAASFPSVMETLTAGTITVVFSSMIALMRPLKSLTNVNAQFQRGMAACQTLFSILDSEQEKDEGKRVIERAQGDVEFRNVTFTYPGRETPALRNISLNIPAGKTVALVGRSGSGKSTIASLITRFYDINEGEILLDGHDLREYTLQSLRNQVALVSQNVHLFNDTVANNIAYARTEEYSREQIENAARMAYAMDFINKMDNGLDTVIGENGVLLSGGQRQRIAIARALLRDSPILILDEATSALDTESERAIQSALDELQKNRTSLVIAHRLSTIEQADEIVVVEDGLIVERGSHADLLAHRGVYAQLHKMQFGE; via the coding sequence ATGCATAACGACAAAGATCTCTCCACGTGGCAAACGTTCCGCCGACTCTGGCCGATGATTGCACCTTTTAAAACAGGCTTGATCGTGGCGGGCGTAGCGTTAATCCTCAACGCAGCCAGCGATACTTTTATGCTATCGCTCCTCAAACCGTTACTGGATGACGGTTTTGGTAAAACGGATCGCTCAGTGTTGCTATGGATGCCTCTGGTGGTTGTCGGACTGATGATCTTACGCGGTATCACCAGCTATATTTCCAGTTACTGCATTTCATGGGTATCGGGAAAAGTGGTTATGACCATGCGTCGTCGGCTGTTCAGTCATATGATGGGGATGCCCGTCTCTTTCTTTGACAAGCAGTCTACCGGGACGTTGTTGTCACGTATCACGTATGACTCAGAGCAGGTGGCATCGTCATCCTCCAGCGCACTGATTACCGTTGTGCGTGAAGGCGCGTCGATCATCGGCCTGTTTATCATGATGTTCTACTACAGCTGGCAGCTGTCGATCATCCTCATTGTTCTGGCACCAATTGTTTCTATTGCAATCCGCATGGTTTCTAAACGTTTTCGTAATATCAGTAAGAACATGCAGAACACTATGGGGCAGGTGACGACCAGCGCAGAGCAGATGCTGAAAGGGCATAAAGAAGTGTTAATTTTCGGCGGTCAGGAAGTCGAAACGAAACGCTTTGATAAGGTCAGCAACAAAATGCGTCTCCAGGGGATGAAAATGGTGTCGGCCTCTTCTATTTCCGACCCGGTCATTCAGTTGATTGCATCCCTTGCACTGGCATTTGTTCTGTATGCCGCAAGCTTCCCAAGCGTGATGGAAACCCTGACTGCCGGTACGATCACCGTGGTCTTCTCCTCGATGATTGCGCTGATGCGTCCGCTGAAATCACTGACTAACGTGAACGCGCAGTTCCAGCGCGGTATGGCGGCTTGCCAGACACTGTTCAGCATCCTGGATTCCGAACAGGAAAAAGACGAAGGCAAACGTGTCATTGAACGCGCCCAGGGTGACGTTGAGTTCCGTAACGTCACCTTCACCTACCCGGGCCGTGAAACCCCTGCGCTGCGCAACATCAGCCTGAATATTCCGGCGGGTAAAACCGTTGCGCTGGTGGGGCGTTCTGGTTCAGGTAAGTCAACTATTGCCAGCCTGATCACGCGTTTCTACGACATTAACGAAGGTGAGATCCTGTTAGACGGTCACGACCTCAGGGAATACACACTGCAATCGCTGCGTAATCAGGTTGCGCTGGTGTCCCAGAACGTTCATCTGTTTAACGATACAGTTGCCAACAACATCGCTTATGCACGTACGGAAGAATACAGCCGCGAGCAGATTGAAAACGCTGCACGCATGGCCTACGCGATGGACTTTATCAACAAAATGGATAACGGTCTTGATACGGTCATCGGTGAGAACGGTGTACTGCTCTCGGGTGGTCAGCGTCAGCGTATCGCCATTGCGCGCGCACTGCTGCGTGATAGCCCAATCCTTATTCTGGATGAGGCGACCTCTGCGCTGGATACGGAATCTGAGCGAGCCATTCAGTCTGCGCTGGATGAACTGCAAAAGAACCGCACGTCACTGGTGATTGCACACCGCCTGTCGACTATCGAGCAGGCCGACGAAATCGTTGTTGTTGAAGATGGCCTGATTGTCGAACGTGGCAGTCATGCCGATCTGCTGGCACATCGTGGCGTTTACGCCCAACTTCACAAGATGCAGTTTGGCGAATGA
- the lpxK gene encoding tetraacyldisaccharide 4'-kinase: MIARIWSGESPLWLLLLPLSWLYGLVSGVISLLYRMGIKRAWRAPVPVVVVGNLTAGGNGKTPVVIWLVEQLKARGIRVGVVSRGYGGKAAQYPLLLTSDTTTAEAGDEPVLIYQRTGAPVAVSPVRSEAVQALLAEHDVQIIITDDGLQHYALARDKEIVVIDGVRRFGNGWWLPAGPMRERASRLKSVDAVIVNGGVAEQGEIPMHLHPGLAVNLLTGERKAVALLPALVAMAGIGHPPRFFTTLEQCGARLERRVPLADHQAFVPEQVAAFTVPGQTLIMTEKDAVKCRAFAKENWWYLPVDAELSGEQPEQLLKDLIALVH, encoded by the coding sequence ATGATCGCACGCATCTGGTCAGGTGAATCCCCACTGTGGCTGTTGCTTCTGCCGCTCTCCTGGCTTTATGGCCTGGTGAGCGGCGTCATTAGCCTGCTTTATCGTATGGGGATAAAACGTGCCTGGCGTGCGCCGGTTCCTGTTGTGGTGGTCGGTAACCTGACTGCCGGTGGAAATGGCAAAACGCCGGTCGTTATCTGGCTGGTGGAACAACTTAAAGCGCGCGGTATTCGCGTTGGGGTAGTGTCACGCGGTTACGGTGGCAAAGCGGCTCAGTACCCATTGTTGCTGACATCCGACACCACGACGGCTGAAGCTGGTGATGAGCCTGTTTTAATCTACCAGCGAACAGGTGCGCCGGTTGCTGTGTCGCCTGTGCGTAGCGAAGCGGTTCAGGCTCTCCTGGCTGAACATGACGTACAAATCATCATCACTGACGACGGCCTGCAACATTACGCACTGGCGCGTGACAAAGAGATTGTGGTCATTGATGGCGTTCGTCGTTTTGGCAATGGCTGGTGGTTGCCCGCCGGGCCGATGCGCGAACGTGCTTCACGACTGAAGTCAGTTGATGCGGTCATTGTGAATGGTGGCGTGGCGGAGCAGGGCGAAATTCCTATGCATCTCCATCCCGGTCTGGCCGTGAATTTGCTGACCGGGGAGCGCAAGGCTGTTGCACTACTTCCGGCTCTGGTTGCAATGGCGGGGATTGGGCATCCACCTCGCTTCTTCACTACTCTGGAACAATGTGGTGCAAGGCTTGAGAGGCGTGTTCCGCTGGCCGACCATCAGGCATTCGTGCCGGAACAGGTTGCAGCCTTCACCGTTCCCGGACAGACGTTGATCATGACAGAAAAAGACGCGGTGAAATGCCGCGCCTTTGCAAAAGAGAACTGGTGGTATCTGCCGGTTGACGCTGAACTCAGCGGTGAGCAACCGGAACAATTGCTAAAGGACCTGATTGCGTTGGTGCATTAA